In Alteromonas mediterranea DE, a single genomic region encodes these proteins:
- a CDS encoding cupin domain-containing protein, whose product MTHPLIKKYKLEPHPEGGFYRQVFRSENKTTSYVHGASRPALTHIYFLLLKGQVSRFHRVLHDEVWNHYEGAPLQLFQIQKQQLWERRIGGDNNDYVEVVEAGNFQGAATMGDYSLVGCTVAPGFDFEDFSFIEEPSMKEWIKVAHPDLTRFI is encoded by the coding sequence ATGACCCATCCGCTTATTAAGAAGTACAAACTTGAACCTCATCCCGAGGGAGGTTTTTATCGTCAGGTTTTTCGTTCAGAAAATAAGACTACATCCTATGTCCATGGTGCCAGCCGTCCAGCACTCACCCATATCTATTTTCTTTTACTTAAGGGCCAAGTCAGTCGCTTTCATCGCGTTTTACATGATGAAGTATGGAATCACTATGAAGGTGCTCCTTTACAGCTATTCCAAATTCAGAAACAGCAGTTATGGGAACGCCGTATAGGTGGTGACAACAACGATTATGTTGAAGTGGTTGAGGCGGGCAATTTTCAGGGAGCTGCAACTATGGGTGACTACTCACTTGTAGGTTGCACAGTCGCGCCAGGGTTTGATTTTGAAGATTTTAGCTTTATTGAAGAACCCTCAATGAAAGAGTGGATAAAAGTTGCCCATCCAGACCTGACACGGTTTATTTAA
- the rplD gene encoding 50S ribosomal protein L4 — translation MELTLKDAQSALEVSEATFGREFNEALVHQVVVAYGAGARQGTKAQKTRAEVRGGGKKPWRQKGTGRARAGTIRSPIWVGGGRAFAAKPRDFDQKVNKKMYRGAIKSILSELIRQDRLVVVEKFGVDAPKTKALISALNEYELNDVLIVTPEVDENLFLAARNLYKVDVRDVAGIDPVSLIAFEKVLMTADAVKQLEEALA, via the coding sequence ATGGAATTAACATTGAAAGACGCGCAAAGCGCTCTTGAAGTATCCGAAGCGACCTTTGGACGTGAATTCAACGAAGCCCTGGTACACCAGGTAGTTGTAGCTTACGGAGCAGGCGCTCGTCAGGGTACAAAAGCGCAGAAAACTCGCGCTGAAGTTCGTGGTGGCGGTAAGAAGCCATGGCGTCAAAAAGGTACTGGCCGTGCACGTGCTGGTACTATCCGTAGCCCAATTTGGGTTGGCGGTGGCCGTGCTTTCGCAGCAAAGCCTCGTGACTTCGACCAAAAAGTTAACAAGAAAATGTATCGCGGTGCGATCAAGAGCATCTTGTCTGAACTAATCCGTCAAGACCGTTTGGTTGTTGTAGAGAAGTTCGGTGTTGACGCACCTAAGACTAAAGCTCTTATTTCTGCACTTAACGAATATGAACTAAATGACGTTCTAATCGTTACTCCTGAAGTTGATGAGAACTTGTTCCTAGCGGCGCGCAACTTGTACAAAGTTGACGTACGTGACGTAGCAGGCATCGACCCAGTGAGCTTGATTGCATTTGAGAAAGTGCTAATGACTGCTGATGCGGTTAAACAACTTGAGGAGGCGTTAGCATGA
- a CDS encoding sel1 repeat family protein, whose product MKKLITLAVTISCLTFSGSTLAQSKTKNHIWKAEYLSTLELGLHALKAQKYEKALKKLTASAKMGNKEGQYYLAQMYFQGWGTPVNYEEGWLWLSVAMEQKTAEWNRSYRQIKKALPEGYITALQPYVDEYISLYGAKAQDLRCEKRAAIGSNIKEIICEKRYY is encoded by the coding sequence ATGAAAAAGCTTATTACTCTCGCTGTAACTATCTCGTGTTTAACGTTTTCAGGCTCTACGCTGGCACAAAGTAAAACGAAGAATCACATCTGGAAAGCGGAATATCTATCAACGTTAGAATTAGGGCTTCATGCGTTAAAAGCGCAAAAGTACGAAAAAGCATTAAAGAAGCTAACCGCCTCAGCAAAGATGGGTAACAAAGAAGGTCAATATTATCTAGCGCAGATGTACTTTCAAGGGTGGGGAACGCCTGTTAACTATGAGGAAGGTTGGCTATGGTTGAGCGTAGCGATGGAACAAAAAACGGCTGAATGGAATCGTTCATACCGTCAAATTAAAAAAGCCCTTCCTGAGGGCTACATTACTGCTCTACAGCCCTATGTAGACGAATACATCTCTCTATATGGTGCAAAAGCTCAGGACTTACGCTGTGAAAAGCGCGCCGCTATTGGTTCTAACATCAAAGAGATCATTTGCGAAAAACGTTATTACTAA
- the rplC gene encoding 50S ribosomal protein L3 produces the protein MAIGLVGRKVGMTRIFTEDGTSIPVTVIEATPNRVTQLRTEESDGYRALQVTAGTKKANRINKAEAGHFAKAGVEAGRTLVEFRLEENEGADIEVGSEITVEIFNDTKKIDVTGTSKGKGFQGAIKRWNFSSQRMTHGNSLSHRAPGSIGQNQSPGKVFKGKKMAGQLGNKQVTTQSLEVVRVDVENGLILVKGAVPGATGNDVIVKPAVKA, from the coding sequence ATGGCGATTGGTCTAGTCGGTCGTAAAGTGGGTATGACTCGCATCTTCACTGAAGATGGTACGTCTATCCCTGTGACTGTTATTGAAGCGACCCCAAACCGTGTTACTCAGCTTCGCACTGAGGAATCTGACGGTTATCGCGCTCTTCAGGTTACTGCTGGAACTAAGAAAGCTAACCGCATCAACAAAGCTGAAGCAGGTCACTTTGCTAAAGCTGGTGTTGAAGCTGGACGCACTCTAGTAGAATTCCGCCTAGAAGAAAACGAAGGTGCCGATATTGAAGTAGGCAGTGAAATCACTGTTGAAATCTTTAACGACACTAAAAAGATTGATGTCACTGGTACATCAAAAGGTAAAGGTTTCCAAGGTGCTATCAAACGCTGGAACTTCAGTTCTCAGCGCATGACACATGGTAACTCTTTGTCACACCGTGCTCCTGGTTCAATTGGCCAAAACCAATCACCAGGTAAAGTATTCAAAGGCAAGAAAATGGCTGGTCAGCTTGGTAACAAGCAAGTGACTACGCAGTCTTTGGAAGTTGTACGTGTTGACGTAGAGAACGGCCTTATCCTAGTTAAAGGTGCCGTACCTGGCGCAACTGGCAACGATGTAATCGTAAAGCCAGCTGTTAAAGCGTAA
- the rpsS gene encoding 30S ribosomal protein S19, whose translation MPRSLKKGPFIDLHLLKKVEAAVEKNERKPIKTWSRRSMIIPDMIGLTIAVHNGRQHVPVIISDEMVGHKLGEFAPTRTYRGHVADKKAKR comes from the coding sequence ATGCCACGTTCTCTCAAGAAAGGTCCTTTTATTGACCTTCACTTGCTGAAGAAGGTAGAGGCTGCAGTGGAAAAGAACGAACGTAAACCAATCAAAACTTGGTCTCGTCGTTCTATGATCATCCCAGATATGATTGGGTTGACCATTGCGGTCCATAACGGTCGCCAACATGTACCTGTCATTATTAGTGACGAAATGGTCGGCCACAAGTTGGGCGAATTTGCGCCAACGCGTACTTACCGCGGCCATGTCGCGGATAAGAAAGCTAAACGTTAA
- a CDS encoding GspE/PulE family protein has translation MEVVNNQQTFAQIKRILNNHSTLLDAYGLLEPMILGLFDAKRMSIFQRRRQHQDLVARFKTGKETLEIKVPISPMSIAGYVALSQKPVVIDDPYNPTLLQSIHPRLRFDGRFDKDSDFKTQNILCVPIMNAGVLMGVIQIINKNDGAFTEDDLKLGNALALILGDKFRFELGGTHNPFDLLVHKSLLEEATLKDIQATTPDIKAFIQRLVSEYRISEDEIGNSLSIHYQVPFIPYLPDKYHRFENESRLNVSYLKRNYVAVIADAHDKPIVLMAEPNNAALLMEIESAMGIDSYEIAVSLPNLILQYLGEHSGSSGPGEMSDILDEIGSSAEDSDEQIDELSDDAPAVVRLVSRILHDAKRLNASDIHIDPEKNAPTRVRMRVDGVCRDMNQVPNSHHSAVIARIKIMSNLNIAEKRVPQDGKLAFRMNGQLVEVRVATIPTVAGEGVVMRILASGGAMPIDKMNLAPSNRARLEDMIKKPHGILLVVGPTGSGKTTTLHAILGYLNTPEKKIWTAEDPVEITQPGLQQVQVSPKIGFNFAAALRAFLRADPDIILIGEMRDKETAHAGIEASLTGHLVLSTLHTNSAPETITRLLDLGLDPVNFSDACVGILAQRLIRTLCGNCKEKYIATETDIAFIERQYGKELMAELNVKTPLELYKANGCEACGNTGYKGRTGVHELLGMTPELRSLVYKEASVADMKVQAAKDGMRTLVQDAIYKVIKGDTDLAQVQIVGGE, from the coding sequence ATGGAAGTAGTGAATAATCAGCAAACTTTTGCACAAATAAAACGCATCCTAAACAACCACTCTACATTACTAGATGCATATGGTCTTTTAGAGCCTATGATACTAGGACTGTTCGATGCCAAGCGCATGAGTATTTTCCAGCGCCGTCGTCAGCATCAAGACTTGGTTGCGCGTTTTAAAACGGGTAAAGAAACCCTTGAGATAAAAGTGCCTATCAGCCCTATGTCAATTGCTGGCTATGTCGCCCTTTCTCAAAAACCCGTAGTTATCGACGACCCTTACAACCCCACATTACTTCAAAGTATTCACCCTCGTTTGCGCTTCGACGGCAGGTTCGATAAAGACAGCGATTTTAAAACTCAAAACATTCTCTGTGTGCCGATTATGAACGCCGGCGTGTTGATGGGTGTTATACAAATTATAAATAAAAACGATGGCGCGTTCACTGAGGACGATTTAAAGCTTGGCAATGCGCTTGCGCTCATACTCGGTGATAAATTCAGGTTCGAATTAGGGGGCACCCATAATCCCTTTGACCTTCTAGTTCACAAGAGTCTTTTAGAAGAAGCCACGCTTAAGGATATTCAAGCTACTACGCCAGATATAAAAGCGTTTATCCAACGCTTAGTATCTGAGTACCGAATCTCAGAAGATGAGATTGGTAACTCCCTCTCTATTCACTATCAGGTTCCTTTCATTCCTTACCTACCCGATAAGTACCACAGGTTTGAAAACGAAAGTCGTTTAAATGTTTCTTATTTAAAAAGGAACTACGTAGCGGTGATTGCCGACGCGCATGACAAGCCTATTGTATTAATGGCAGAACCCAATAATGCTGCGCTTCTCATGGAAATAGAAAGCGCTATGGGTATAGATAGTTATGAAATTGCTGTCAGCCTGCCAAATTTGATTTTGCAATACTTAGGCGAACATAGCGGTAGCAGCGGCCCAGGAGAGATGAGTGACATTCTCGATGAAATTGGGTCGTCAGCGGAAGACAGCGATGAACAAATTGATGAGCTATCGGACGACGCGCCGGCGGTAGTGCGCTTGGTAAGCAGAATTTTACATGACGCTAAACGCCTTAATGCTTCAGATATCCATATAGACCCAGAAAAAAACGCGCCAACACGGGTGCGGATGCGAGTTGATGGCGTTTGTCGCGATATGAACCAAGTGCCAAATTCTCACCATAGTGCCGTTATTGCACGCATCAAGATAATGTCGAATTTGAATATTGCGGAAAAACGGGTGCCCCAAGACGGAAAGCTCGCATTTAGAATGAACGGGCAGCTTGTAGAAGTTCGTGTAGCCACTATTCCAACGGTAGCGGGTGAAGGCGTAGTAATGCGGATATTGGCATCAGGTGGTGCCATGCCTATTGATAAAATGAACTTGGCGCCTAGCAACCGTGCCCGACTAGAAGACATGATTAAAAAGCCTCACGGCATTTTACTTGTTGTGGGTCCAACAGGCTCGGGTAAAACCACTACCCTGCACGCTATCTTGGGCTATTTAAATACACCTGAAAAGAAAATTTGGACGGCCGAAGATCCAGTAGAAATTACCCAGCCTGGTCTGCAACAGGTTCAAGTAAGCCCTAAGATTGGCTTTAACTTTGCTGCAGCGTTGCGCGCATTTTTACGTGCCGACCCAGATATTATTCTTATTGGTGAGATGCGTGATAAAGAAACGGCGCACGCCGGTATAGAAGCGTCTTTAACGGGTCACTTAGTGCTGTCGACACTGCATACTAACTCTGCACCCGAAACCATTACCCGTTTACTCGACTTAGGCCTTGATCCGGTTAACTTCTCAGATGCCTGTGTGGGTATTTTGGCGCAACGCCTCATTCGTACCTTATGTGGCAACTGTAAAGAGAAGTATATCGCCACTGAAACCGACATAGCGTTCATCGAGCGTCAATACGGTAAAGAGCTCATGGCTGAGCTGAACGTGAAAACGCCCCTTGAACTGTATAAGGCTAACGGCTGTGAAGCCTGTGGCAATACAGGCTATAAAGGGCGTACAGGTGTGCATGAGCTATTGGGTATGACGCCCGAACTACGCTCCCTTGTATACAAAGAAGCAAGCGTAGCAGATATGAAAGTTCAGGCCGCTAAAGATGGAATGCGTACCCTCGTTCAAGACGCTATTTATAAAGTCATAAAGGGTGATACGGATTTAGCGCAAGTTCAAATTGTTGGTGGAGAATAA
- the acnA gene encoding aconitate hydratase AcnA, producing the protein MTYKSFSQLEVNGKNFKAVNFDSIGNQYALDRLPFCIKILLENLIRHEDEEFVSSSDIEQVAKWDTDNHADHEVSFVPARVILQDFTGVPAIVDLAAMRDAVNRLGGDAQAINPLNPVELVIDHSVMVDHFAEENALEKNTDIEIERNKERYQFLKWGQSSFDNFKVVPPGRGIVHQVNLEYLARCAFTKEQDSETLVYPDTLVGTDSHTTMINGLGVLGWGVGGIEAEAAMLGQPVTMLLPKVVGFRLSGKLPAGVTATDMVLTITQQLREHGVVGKFVEFFGPGLKHLTTADRATIANMAPEYGATCGIFPIDDVALDYLRLTGRDEDQIALVEEYAKFSQLWHDDHSKDAQYHETLELNLDEVVPSLAGPKRPQDRIALDKAAEAFNEWHRSQIDVKVLDEETDLIAEAGLGTSDDVDEDHDSFVEFRGSKFNLEDGAIVIAAITSCTNTSNPSVLVGAGLLAKKAAEKGLTRKPWVKTSLAPGSQVVTQYLEDAGLMDPLESLGFNLVGYGCTTCIGNSGPLPDAITDAIRKAKLTVTSVLSGNRNFEGRIHPDVAANYLASPPLVVAYALAGNMNIDITKEPLGQASDGAPVYLKDIWPTEDEIQQYIAKNVTGDLFKEKYADVFKGSGEWNELEVSKTSVYDWPESTYIKHPPFFEVMEKEPEALTAIENARCLVKVGDSITTDHISPAGAIAKDSPAGEYLQAQGVSPKDFNSYGSRRGNHEVMMRGTFANVRLKNQLAPGTRGSATTHFPSGDSMSIFHAAMRYKDDGVPAVVIGGKEYGTGSSRDWAAKGPSLMGVKAVLAESYERIHRSNLIGMGILPLQFKEGESASTLALKGNESFSVGAVERGQSEVEVKAVTDDGETTAFMMDIRIDTSNEFTYFENGGILHYVIREYLKK; encoded by the coding sequence ATGACATATAAGTCTTTTTCGCAGCTTGAAGTAAACGGCAAAAACTTCAAGGCGGTCAATTTTGACAGTATAGGTAATCAGTATGCGCTCGACCGGCTACCTTTTTGTATCAAAATTCTTCTCGAGAACCTAATCCGACATGAAGATGAAGAGTTCGTTTCTAGTAGTGACATTGAGCAAGTGGCTAAGTGGGACACTGACAACCACGCTGATCACGAAGTATCATTTGTTCCGGCACGAGTTATTCTTCAAGACTTTACCGGCGTTCCTGCCATAGTCGATTTAGCAGCAATGCGAGATGCAGTTAATCGCTTGGGAGGCGATGCACAAGCAATTAACCCTTTGAACCCGGTAGAGCTGGTCATTGACCACTCTGTAATGGTTGATCATTTCGCTGAAGAGAATGCATTAGAAAAGAATACCGATATAGAGATTGAGCGCAATAAAGAGCGTTATCAATTTCTAAAGTGGGGGCAGTCTAGCTTTGATAATTTCAAGGTAGTGCCCCCGGGCCGAGGCATTGTTCACCAAGTTAATTTAGAATACCTAGCTCGCTGCGCGTTCACCAAAGAACAGGATAGCGAAACCTTGGTTTATCCGGACACCTTGGTTGGAACAGATTCTCATACCACTATGATCAATGGTCTTGGCGTATTAGGCTGGGGTGTGGGTGGCATAGAAGCGGAAGCAGCAATGTTGGGGCAACCCGTGACCATGTTGCTGCCTAAAGTCGTTGGCTTTAGATTATCAGGTAAGCTACCTGCTGGCGTAACGGCCACTGATATGGTTCTCACCATCACGCAGCAGTTACGAGAGCATGGTGTAGTGGGCAAGTTTGTAGAATTTTTCGGCCCCGGCCTTAAACATTTAACTACAGCTGACCGAGCGACTATCGCGAATATGGCGCCAGAGTACGGTGCAACCTGCGGTATCTTCCCCATTGATGACGTAGCCCTAGATTACCTGCGTTTAACCGGTAGGGACGAAGACCAAATTGCCCTGGTAGAAGAGTATGCTAAGTTTAGCCAATTGTGGCATGACGACCATTCAAAAGATGCTCAGTATCACGAAACCCTTGAATTAAACTTAGATGAGGTTGTGCCTTCACTTGCTGGCCCTAAACGCCCTCAGGATAGAATTGCATTAGACAAAGCGGCAGAGGCATTTAATGAATGGCATCGCTCGCAAATTGACGTAAAAGTTTTAGATGAAGAAACGGATCTTATTGCCGAAGCCGGACTAGGTACCTCGGATGATGTGGATGAAGATCACGATTCTTTCGTGGAATTCAGGGGAAGCAAGTTTAACTTAGAAGATGGTGCGATTGTTATTGCAGCAATCACTAGTTGTACGAATACCTCAAACCCTTCAGTGCTGGTTGGTGCCGGTCTACTTGCTAAAAAAGCTGCTGAAAAGGGATTAACGCGGAAGCCTTGGGTAAAAACCTCATTAGCACCTGGTTCGCAGGTAGTAACTCAATATTTAGAAGATGCAGGTTTGATGGACCCATTAGAGTCTTTAGGATTCAATTTGGTCGGTTACGGATGTACAACGTGTATCGGTAACTCTGGGCCGCTTCCTGACGCCATCACCGACGCGATTAGAAAAGCGAAGCTTACAGTAACGTCTGTACTTTCTGGCAACCGCAATTTTGAAGGCCGGATTCATCCAGATGTAGCGGCAAACTACTTAGCTTCTCCACCGCTTGTGGTAGCTTATGCACTTGCAGGTAATATGAATATCGATATTACCAAGGAGCCTCTTGGTCAAGCTAGCGATGGTGCGCCAGTTTATTTAAAAGATATTTGGCCAACTGAAGATGAAATTCAACAGTATATTGCGAAAAACGTGACAGGCGATTTATTTAAAGAAAAATATGCTGACGTGTTTAAAGGTAGTGGTGAATGGAATGAGCTAGAAGTTAGCAAAACGTCTGTGTACGACTGGCCAGAATCTACCTATATTAAACATCCGCCTTTCTTTGAAGTTATGGAGAAAGAGCCTGAAGCACTAACGGCAATCGAGAACGCGCGATGCCTGGTTAAAGTGGGAGACTCTATTACCACTGACCATATTTCGCCCGCCGGTGCTATTGCCAAAGACAGTCCTGCAGGTGAATATTTACAGGCTCAAGGCGTGTCGCCGAAGGACTTTAACTCGTATGGCTCTCGACGAGGAAATCATGAAGTTATGATGCGTGGTACCTTCGCCAATGTACGTCTTAAAAATCAACTCGCACCTGGTACAAGAGGCAGCGCAACGACGCACTTCCCAAGTGGCGATAGTATGTCAATCTTCCATGCTGCTATGCGTTATAAAGATGACGGCGTGCCAGCCGTTGTAATTGGCGGCAAAGAATATGGTACGGGGTCTAGCCGCGACTGGGCGGCGAAAGGCCCATCACTCATGGGCGTAAAAGCAGTATTAGCGGAAAGCTACGAACGAATTCACCGCTCGAACTTAATTGGAATGGGAATATTACCACTTCAATTTAAAGAAGGAGAAAGCGCAAGTACTTTAGCGCTTAAGGGTAACGAGTCTTTTTCAGTTGGCGCAGTGGAGCGTGGTCAATCGGAGGTAGAAGTTAAGGCGGTCACTGATGATGGTGAAACAACGGCCTTTATGATGGATATCAGAATTGATACATCAAACGAGTTTACTTACTTCGAGAACGGCGGAATTCTGCACTACGTGATTAGGGAATACTTGAAGAAGTAG
- the rplW gene encoding 50S ribosomal protein L23: MKEERLLKVLVAPHVSEKSTMAAEANNTVVFKVAKDANKAEIKAAVEKLFEVEVEGVRTVNVKGKTKRHGMSFGKRSDWKKAYVVLKEGQDIDFVGGAE; encoded by the coding sequence ATGAAAGAAGAACGTCTACTGAAGGTGCTAGTAGCACCTCACGTTTCAGAAAAGTCTACAATGGCTGCTGAAGCGAACAACACAGTTGTATTTAAAGTAGCTAAAGACGCGAACAAAGCTGAAATCAAAGCTGCAGTTGAAAAACTGTTTGAAGTTGAAGTTGAAGGTGTTCGTACTGTGAACGTTAAGGGTAAAACCAAGCGTCACGGCATGTCTTTCGGTAAGCGCAGCGACTGGAAAAAGGCCTACGTGGTTCTTAAAGAAGGTCAGGACATCGACTTTGTCGGTGGTGCTGAGTAA
- the rpsJ gene encoding 30S ribosomal protein S10, with protein sequence MPNQRIRIRLKAFDHKLIDQSTAEIVETAKRTGAQVSGPIPLPTRKERYTVLISPHVNKDARDQYEIRTHKRLVDIIEPTDKTVDALMRLDLAAGVDVQISLG encoded by the coding sequence ATGCCAAATCAAAGAATTCGCATTCGTTTGAAAGCGTTTGATCACAAGTTGATCGATCAGTCTACGGCTGAAATCGTTGAAACTGCGAAACGCACTGGTGCTCAGGTAAGTGGTCCTATTCCTCTACCTACTCGCAAAGAACGCTATACAGTTCTGATTTCTCCGCACGTTAACAAAGACGCGCGTGATCAATATGAAATCCGTACTCACAAGCGTTTGGTAGACATCATCGAGCCAACTGATAAAACAGTTGACGCGTTGATGCGTTTGGACTTGGCTGCTGGCGTTGATGTTCAAATCAGCCTGGGCTAA
- the rplB gene encoding 50S ribosomal protein L2 has product MPLLKAKPTSAGRRHVVQVVNPDLHKGAPYAPLLEKNSKSGGRNNNGRITTRHIGGGHKQHYRVIDFKRNKDGIPAKVERLEYDPNRSANIALVLYADGERRYILAPKGMKAGDAIQSGSGAPIKSGNTLPMRNIPVGTVVHAIEMKPGKGAQIARSAGAYAQILARDGNYVTLRLRSGEMRKVLSDCRATIGEVGNAEHMLRSLGKAGATRWRGIRPTVRGVAMNPVDHPHGGGEGRTSGGRHPVTPWGVPTKGKKTRSNKRTDKLIVRRRNK; this is encoded by the coding sequence ATGCCATTATTGAAAGCTAAGCCAACTTCTGCCGGTCGTCGTCACGTTGTTCAGGTCGTAAATCCTGACCTGCACAAAGGTGCACCGTACGCACCTTTGCTTGAAAAGAACAGCAAATCTGGCGGTCGTAACAACAATGGTCGTATTACCACTCGTCACATTGGTGGTGGTCATAAGCAACACTACCGTGTAATCGACTTCAAACGCAACAAAGACGGCATTCCAGCCAAAGTTGAGCGTTTAGAATACGATCCAAACCGTTCTGCAAACATTGCTCTAGTATTGTACGCAGACGGTGAACGTCGTTACATTCTGGCTCCTAAGGGTATGAAAGCAGGTGATGCAATCCAGTCTGGTTCGGGTGCTCCGATCAAGTCTGGTAACACGCTACCTATGCGTAACATCCCTGTAGGTACTGTTGTACACGCAATTGAAATGAAGCCTGGTAAGGGTGCACAAATCGCACGTTCTGCTGGTGCTTACGCTCAGATCCTAGCACGTGACGGAAACTACGTTACCCTACGTCTACGCTCTGGCGAAATGCGTAAAGTTCTTTCTGATTGCCGCGCCACCATTGGTGAAGTTGGTAATGCAGAACACATGCTTCGTTCACTAGGTAAAGCTGGTGCTACACGCTGGCGTGGTATTCGTCCTACCGTTCGTGGTGTTGCCATGAACCCGGTTGATCACCCACACGGTGGTGGTGAAGGTCGTACATCAGGCGGTCGTCACCCAGTAACTCCTTGGGGTGTTCCTACCAAAGGTAAGAAAACCCGAAGCAACAAGCGTACTGATAAGCTTATCGTACGTCGTCGAAACAAGTAA